One genomic window of Trichomycterus rosablanca isolate fTriRos1 chromosome 1, fTriRos1.hap1, whole genome shotgun sequence includes the following:
- the prrt4b gene encoding uncharacterized protein prrt4b isoform X2, which translates to MPEVKFSVPSLKLPWSLSAKAQGDLTVENSTTESPYTTRKEFIVSVKASTAYIYHTTTTQPQDILITSAQIVTSLPQRDIKRPKDELLRKQPQTDRPKPLPDLDPNYDLEFWPPNKASHTEKHPLTAPPTRSTQETPRTTRSYKETTTVTVQNSETKMTEKVTITSTALQSKPSSTPVSMTTLPRLMPSIEKTTVFTSPREDTTQLQNVISTVFMGSTEKALAKTPVTAAGTTVGDFYGIQQTTQAPSKAGGRRMEIPNLLHTPLTTASSVEGLTEEEEHTNTNVYIDLTAKGKDREEYTTITITTLQSTGMPTTEDWPDMTQESPLPDCNAEYSEVCNSKSQDWERAAAAVFLAAIFSLACGGLQLFAMLHAVGLAGRPEVFQPWPWWAFQLSCRVCEAIVCLTLALVVSQPIYCSDHLPLPSSCWMELLATKSPIIPGSYQWTLNQQEKLAICDPVGHGETECLPLYTLVDDRMGSLNGLDLLYHSNRALAYRDLDLHLPEILPNTSALSVGSSCPSDSTADLQPPSPINLSRSIDEALFSESLFPVSLFSPIRPLTSSEHSLDGKDKALGSAQTLKDTHPSDPGLYRTSSCVEMPPQASLTALDQKNATFSPCPSMTSSCCSSPEHWRGSSSSCSLYRPSVAGSSLLLCSSPEEHNPLPSTTSAISVSTDATGADSVNQQRHSRTQSTQESLELPPVLDQSVQEEFLSVCRQIDTVSICSETIDL; encoded by the exons ATGCCTGAAGTCAAATTCTCAGTTCCTTCTTTAAAGCTTCCATGGAGTCTTTCAGCAAAGGCACAGGGTGACCTGACAGTGGAAAACTCAACAACAGAAAGTCCATATACCACCAGAAAAGAATTTATTGTGTCAGTTAAGGCCTCAACCGCTTACATTTACCATACAACTACAACACAGCCTCAGGACATTTTGATCACTTCAGCTCAAATAGTCACTTCACTGCCACAAAGAGACATCAAACGACCCAAAGATGAGCTCCTCAggaaacagcctcaaacagaCAGACCTAAACCCTTGCCTGATCTTGATCCAAACTATGACCTTGAGTTTTGGCCTCCCAATAAAGCCAGCCATACAGAGAAACACCCACTGACAGCACCCCCTACTAGATCTACTCAAGAAACACCAAGAACAACAAGATCATACAAGGAGACCACAACTGTTACAGTTCAAAACTCTGAGACCAAGATGACTGAAAAAGTCACAATTACAAGCACTGCTTTGCAGTCTAAGCCTTCATCCACACCGGTGTCAATGACCACTCTGCCAAGACTAATGCCTTCAATAGAAAAAACAACTGTTTTTACATCACCAAGGGAGGACACCACACAACTGCAAAATGTCATCAGTACTGTTTTCATGGGGTCCACAGAGAAAGCCCTAGCGAAAACACCAGTCACAGCAGCTGGGACGACTGTTGGAGATTTTTATGGAATTCAACAGACCACACAAGCTCCAAGCAAAGCAGGGGGTAGAAGGATGGAGATTCCAAATTTATTGCATACTCCATTAACCACAGCCTCATCAGTAGAAG GTTTAACAGAGGAAGAGGAgcatacaaatacaaatgtatACATTGATCTGACTGCAAAAGGAAAAGACAGAGAGGAGTACACAACTATCACCATAACTACATTACAGTCAACAG GCATGCCTACAACAGAGGACTGGCCAGATATGACTCAAGAATCTCCTCTGCCAGACTGCAATGCAGAATATTCTGAAGTCTGCAACTCCA AGAGTCAAGACTGGGAACGAGCAGCAGCTGCAGTGTTCCTTGCTGCCATCTTTTCTCTAGCCTGTGGTGGACTCCAGCTATTTGCCATGCTGCATGCAGTGGGGCTCGCAGGGAGACCTGAGGTCTTTCAGCCCTGGCCATGGTGGGCTTTCCAGCTAAGTTGCAGAGTGTGTGAGGCTATTGTTTGCCTTACACTGGCTTTGGTGGTGTCCCAACCGATTTACTGCTCTGATCACCTGCCACTACCCAGTAGCTGTTGGATGGAACTCTTAGCTACCAAATCACCTATCATTCCTGGAAGCTACCAATGGACTCTGAACCAGCAGGAGAAATTGGCTATCTGTGACCCAGTTGGCCATGGTGAAACAGAATGTCTGCCCCTGTACACACTGGTGGATGACCGTATGGGCAGCCTGAATGGACTGGACCTCTTGTATCACAGTAATCGAGCCCTTGCATACCGGGATCTGGACCTGCATCTGCCTGAAATTCTGCCAAACACCAGTGCTCTATCAGTGGGATCCTCCTGCCCCAGTGACTCCACAGCAGACCTGCAGCCCCCATCACCAATCAACTTAAGTAGAAGCATTGATGAGGCACTTTTCAGTGAATCACTGTTTCCAGTAAGCCTTTTCAGTCCAATAAGGCCCTTGACGTCTAGTGAGCACTCCCTGGATGGCAAAGACAAGGCTTTAGGCAGTGCACAAACTCTGAAAGACACTCACCCATCAGATCCTGGCTTGTATCGGACATCTTCTTGTGTTGAGATGCCACCCCAAGCCTCTCTCACTGCTCTAGATCAGAAAAATGCAACTTTTTCTCCGTGTCCCTCAATGACATCCTCCTGTTGCTCATCTCcagaacactggagaggcagTTCCAGCTCTTGCTCCCTCTACAGGCCATCCGTAGCAGGTTCATCTCTACTGCTGTGCTCTAGCCCGGAGGAACACAACCCACTACCTTCTACAACAAGTGCAATctctgtgagcactgatgcaaCTGGGGCCGATAGTGTCAACCAGCAAAGACATTCCAGGACTCAGAGCACTCAGGAAAGTCTGGAGCTGCCGCCTGTACTTGATCAGTCAGTGCAGGAAGAGTTTCTGAGTGtgtgcagacagatagatactgtCAGTATTTGTAGTGAGACTATTGACCTGTAA
- the prrt4b gene encoding uncharacterized protein prrt4b isoform X1 produces MPEVKFSVPSLKLPWSLSAKAQGDLTVENSTTESPYTTRKEFIVSVKASTAYIYHTTTTQPQDILITSAQIVTSLPQRDIKRPKDELLRKQPQTDRPKPLPDLDPNYDLEFWPPNKASHTEKHPLTAPPTRSTQETPRTTRSYKETTTVTVQNSETKMTEKVTITSTALQSKPSSTPVSMTTLPRLMPSIEKTTVFTSPREDTTQLQNVISTVFMGSTEKALAKTPVTAAGTTVGDFYGIQQTTQAPSKAGGRRMEIPNLLHTPLTTASSVEGLTEEEEHTNTNVYIDLTAKGKDREEYTTITITTLQSTGMPTTEDWPDMTQESPLPDCNAEYSEVCNSSGLWDPAYPRENKSQDWERAAAAVFLAAIFSLACGGLQLFAMLHAVGLAGRPEVFQPWPWWAFQLSCRVCEAIVCLTLALVVSQPIYCSDHLPLPSSCWMELLATKSPIIPGSYQWTLNQQEKLAICDPVGHGETECLPLYTLVDDRMGSLNGLDLLYHSNRALAYRDLDLHLPEILPNTSALSVGSSCPSDSTADLQPPSPINLSRSIDEALFSESLFPVSLFSPIRPLTSSEHSLDGKDKALGSAQTLKDTHPSDPGLYRTSSCVEMPPQASLTALDQKNATFSPCPSMTSSCCSSPEHWRGSSSSCSLYRPSVAGSSLLLCSSPEEHNPLPSTTSAISVSTDATGADSVNQQRHSRTQSTQESLELPPVLDQSVQEEFLSVCRQIDTVSICSETIDL; encoded by the exons ATGCCTGAAGTCAAATTCTCAGTTCCTTCTTTAAAGCTTCCATGGAGTCTTTCAGCAAAGGCACAGGGTGACCTGACAGTGGAAAACTCAACAACAGAAAGTCCATATACCACCAGAAAAGAATTTATTGTGTCAGTTAAGGCCTCAACCGCTTACATTTACCATACAACTACAACACAGCCTCAGGACATTTTGATCACTTCAGCTCAAATAGTCACTTCACTGCCACAAAGAGACATCAAACGACCCAAAGATGAGCTCCTCAggaaacagcctcaaacagaCAGACCTAAACCCTTGCCTGATCTTGATCCAAACTATGACCTTGAGTTTTGGCCTCCCAATAAAGCCAGCCATACAGAGAAACACCCACTGACAGCACCCCCTACTAGATCTACTCAAGAAACACCAAGAACAACAAGATCATACAAGGAGACCACAACTGTTACAGTTCAAAACTCTGAGACCAAGATGACTGAAAAAGTCACAATTACAAGCACTGCTTTGCAGTCTAAGCCTTCATCCACACCGGTGTCAATGACCACTCTGCCAAGACTAATGCCTTCAATAGAAAAAACAACTGTTTTTACATCACCAAGGGAGGACACCACACAACTGCAAAATGTCATCAGTACTGTTTTCATGGGGTCCACAGAGAAAGCCCTAGCGAAAACACCAGTCACAGCAGCTGGGACGACTGTTGGAGATTTTTATGGAATTCAACAGACCACACAAGCTCCAAGCAAAGCAGGGGGTAGAAGGATGGAGATTCCAAATTTATTGCATACTCCATTAACCACAGCCTCATCAGTAGAAG GTTTAACAGAGGAAGAGGAgcatacaaatacaaatgtatACATTGATCTGACTGCAAAAGGAAAAGACAGAGAGGAGTACACAACTATCACCATAACTACATTACAGTCAACAG GCATGCCTACAACAGAGGACTGGCCAGATATGACTCAAGAATCTCCTCTGCCAGACTGCAATGCAGAATATTCTGAAGTCTGCAACTCCAGTGGGTTATGGGATCCTGCTTACCCAAGAGAGAACA AGAGTCAAGACTGGGAACGAGCAGCAGCTGCAGTGTTCCTTGCTGCCATCTTTTCTCTAGCCTGTGGTGGACTCCAGCTATTTGCCATGCTGCATGCAGTGGGGCTCGCAGGGAGACCTGAGGTCTTTCAGCCCTGGCCATGGTGGGCTTTCCAGCTAAGTTGCAGAGTGTGTGAGGCTATTGTTTGCCTTACACTGGCTTTGGTGGTGTCCCAACCGATTTACTGCTCTGATCACCTGCCACTACCCAGTAGCTGTTGGATGGAACTCTTAGCTACCAAATCACCTATCATTCCTGGAAGCTACCAATGGACTCTGAACCAGCAGGAGAAATTGGCTATCTGTGACCCAGTTGGCCATGGTGAAACAGAATGTCTGCCCCTGTACACACTGGTGGATGACCGTATGGGCAGCCTGAATGGACTGGACCTCTTGTATCACAGTAATCGAGCCCTTGCATACCGGGATCTGGACCTGCATCTGCCTGAAATTCTGCCAAACACCAGTGCTCTATCAGTGGGATCCTCCTGCCCCAGTGACTCCACAGCAGACCTGCAGCCCCCATCACCAATCAACTTAAGTAGAAGCATTGATGAGGCACTTTTCAGTGAATCACTGTTTCCAGTAAGCCTTTTCAGTCCAATAAGGCCCTTGACGTCTAGTGAGCACTCCCTGGATGGCAAAGACAAGGCTTTAGGCAGTGCACAAACTCTGAAAGACACTCACCCATCAGATCCTGGCTTGTATCGGACATCTTCTTGTGTTGAGATGCCACCCCAAGCCTCTCTCACTGCTCTAGATCAGAAAAATGCAACTTTTTCTCCGTGTCCCTCAATGACATCCTCCTGTTGCTCATCTCcagaacactggagaggcagTTCCAGCTCTTGCTCCCTCTACAGGCCATCCGTAGCAGGTTCATCTCTACTGCTGTGCTCTAGCCCGGAGGAACACAACCCACTACCTTCTACAACAAGTGCAATctctgtgagcactgatgcaaCTGGGGCCGATAGTGTCAACCAGCAAAGACATTCCAGGACTCAGAGCACTCAGGAAAGTCTGGAGCTGCCGCCTGTACTTGATCAGTCAGTGCAGGAAGAGTTTCTGAGTGtgtgcagacagatagatactgtCAGTATTTGTAGTGAGACTATTGACCTGTAA